A single genomic interval of Oncorhynchus mykiss isolate Arlee chromosome 13, USDA_OmykA_1.1, whole genome shotgun sequence harbors:
- the LOC110486124 gene encoding putative uncharacterized protein DDB_G0291608: MSSWVWVQLLALFATCLRTGSAEGDPLPPGLVELVRSNPISSIEDLQLLLLSDSIDEDISEDFLPSGQHSNNTSNRLPRSLDAQPAQQALCKVRTEVMEVTRAMLDRSNANFMLWPPCVEVQRCSGCCNTKSLQCVPVLTHTRHLQVMKIQYVEKRPNYSKAVVSVHDHVECRCQPAPRPPAVPKKKSTPRRQQKDNKGEGHPAKARSKEELHRRDELKHNQRIQLEDLLDQHWNPKDTSSDAGAGKGGYGLDHDKMDPQWVLNATSQLGAKEWTERRHHDDMEEGRDSSGVSGTTTAMDIDMAQLDHEKRDGVETRGDTLFNITEGNVSRGDRQQGSLSLSEGGDQETHRQPTQTQSPSLRTNTSKQQRHGTNSSSEETKSREGANQRMEQRFYPTEETNQRPESRFPPLEEADQRRKDNETPDSERRLQHALQLEQEKLEEERKELLLLHRRLDDEKVRLHLRREQQKQQQEEEEQKYPRPNHKHHQTQTTTQRTDTVSPTSTRAPSDLAGPRPPARPGPPRKRMRKNNRKRISKAAMRAMLM, translated from the exons ATGAGCTCGTGGGTTTGGGTTCAGCTGCTCGCGTTGTTTGCGACATGTCTGCGGACGGGCAGCGCAGAG gGGGATCCTCTCCCTCCAGGTTTGGTGGAGCTGGTTAGGAGCAACCCTATCTCTTCCATAGAGGAcctacagctgctgctgctcagtgACTCCATAG aTGAGGATATTTCGGAAGATTTTTTGCCCAGTGGACAACACTCCAACAACACTAGCAACCGACTACCAAGGAGTCTGG ACGCCCAGCCGGCTCAGCAGGCGTTATGTAAGGTGAGGACAGAGGTGATGGAGGTGACCCGTGCCATGTTGGACCGCAGCAACGCCAACTTCATGTTGTGGCCTCCCTGTGTAGAAGTACAGCGATGCTCCGGCTGCTGCAACACCAAGAGCCTGCAGTGTGTTCCCGTGCTGACGCACACCAGGCACCTACAG GTGATGAAGATCCAGTACGTGGAGAAGCGGCCCAACTACTCCAAGGCCGTCGTCTCGGTCCACGACCATGTGGAGTGTCGCTGCCAGCCCGCCCCTCGCCCCCCGGCCGTCCCCAAGAAGAAGTCCACGCCCCGCAGACAGCAGAAAGACAACAAAGGAGAGGGGCATCCAGCCAAGGCCAGATCCAAGGAGGAACTGCACCGCAGAGATGAGCTGAAGCACAACCAGAGGATCCAGCTGGAAGACCTGCTGGACCAGCACTGGAACCCCAAGGACACCTCCTCAGACGCAGGGGCGGGGAAAGGGGGCTATGGGCTAGACCATGACAAGATGGATCCTCAGTGGGTACTTAACGCCACCAGCCAGCTGGGAGCTAAGGAGTGGACCGAACGTCGACATCACGATgacatggaggaggggagagacagtaGTGGTGTCAGCGGCACTACAACCGCAATGGACATCGACATGGCACAACTTGACCACGAGAAGAGAGACGGGGTCGAGACACGAGGGGACACACTATTTAACATCACTGAGGGTAATGTCAGTAGGGGAGATAGGCAGCAGGGAAGTCTGAGTCTCAGTGAGGGGGGAGACCAGGAGACACATAGACaacccacacaaacacagagtcCCTCGCTACGCACCAACACATCAAAGCAACAGCGACATGGGACCAACTCCTCCTCAGAAGAAACCAAAAGCAGAGAGGGAGCCAATCAAAGAATGGAACAGAGATTCTATCCTACGGAGGAAACCAATCAGAGGCCCGAGAGCAGATTCCCTCCCCTTGAGGAAGCCGATCAAAGACGTAAAGACAATGAGACCCCCGATTCAGAGAGGAGGCTCCAGCACGCTCTCCAACTGGAACAGGAgaagctggaggaggagaggaaggagctGTTGTTACTCCACAGGAGACTGGACGATGAGAAGGTGAGACTGCACCTGAGACGGGAGCAACAGAAACAACAGCAAGAAGAAGAGGAGCAGAAGTACCCTCGGCCTAATCATAAACATCATCAAACTCAAACCACCACACAAagaacag ACACAGTGTCGCCCACTTCAACGCGAGCGCCCTCAGACCTGGCTGGTCCCCGGCCACCTGCTCGGCCCGGCCCACCTAGGAAGAGAATGAGGAAGAACAACCGCAAGCGCATCAGCAAGGCTGCAATGAGAGCAATGCTAATGTAG